In a single window of the Methanofollis ethanolicus genome:
- a CDS encoding ABC transporter permease — protein MTSFDLPKLPLGDAVEALVEWIEITFAVALDRISDGLDAIIGGMKSLLLVLPPPVFIVVASVLIWLVTKRNTRLAVGSAIGLLLIWDLHLWPLAMETLALVLVATLFALLIGIPTGIFAARSETAHRIVKPGLDFMQTMPAFVYLIPAVVFFGLGNVPGMIATVIFAMPPVVRLTTLGIQQVPGELTELADAFGTTERQKLIKVQLPVALPTIMAGINQCIMMALSMVVIAAMIGAQGLGYTVLEGIQRLDIGLGFEGGLAIVIIAIILDRVTQSLAPARTER, from the coding sequence ATGACCTCCTTCGACCTCCCGAAGCTCCCGCTCGGCGATGCGGTCGAGGCCCTCGTCGAGTGGATCGAGATCACCTTCGCCGTCGCCCTGGACCGGATCAGCGACGGGCTGGACGCGATCATCGGCGGGATGAAGTCCCTCCTCCTCGTCCTGCCGCCGCCGGTCTTCATTGTCGTGGCGTCGGTTCTCATATGGCTTGTCACGAAACGCAACACCAGACTCGCCGTCGGTTCCGCAATCGGCCTCCTCCTTATCTGGGACCTGCACCTCTGGCCCCTTGCAATGGAAACGCTTGCGCTGGTCCTGGTGGCCACGCTCTTTGCGCTTCTCATCGGGATACCGACAGGTATCTTTGCGGCGCGCTCTGAGACGGCGCACAGGATCGTCAAGCCGGGCCTCGACTTCATGCAGACGATGCCGGCCTTTGTCTACCTCATTCCCGCGGTGGTCTTCTTCGGCCTTGGCAACGTGCCCGGCATGATCGCCACCGTCATCTTTGCGATGCCGCCTGTGGTCAGGCTCACCACTCTCGGGATCCAGCAGGTGCCCGGGGAACTGACCGAACTCGCCGACGCCTTCGGGACCACCGAGAGGCAGAAACTGATCAAGGTCCAGTTGCCTGTCGCCCTGCCGACGATCATGGCCGGCATCAACCAGTGTATCATGATGGCTCTCTCGATGGTGGTGATCGCCGCCATGATCGGGGCCCAGGGTCTTGGCTACACGGTGCTGGAGGGCATCCAGCGCCTCGACATTGGCCTCGGTTTCGAGGGCGGCCTTGCGATCGTGATCATCGCGATCATCCTCGACCGGGTGACCCAGAGCCTGGCACCCGCGCGTACAGAACGATAA
- a CDS encoding glycine betaine ABC transporter substrate-binding protein — translation MIKNSKTIVCILVGLVAAALVLTAGCTGDRGAQPSEQKSISIGYVLWDSEIASTNVLKQVFEKAGYEVTITAVDAAPLYQAVASGDVDCTVSAWLPRTQKAYMDRFGDQFDLVGKNLEGAKIGLVVPAYVTIDSIEEMNGVKDRFDGKIVGIDAGAGVMKTTEDAVDVYGLDYELISSSGAGMTAALKKAVDREEWVVVTGWTPHWKFARWDLKYLDDPKGVYGGEEYIGTLARKGLAEDDPEAYAILKRFSWTPDDMGSVMLDIEGGMSHEDAAQTWIDAHPDQVDAWLGKA, via the coding sequence ATGATAAAAAACAGCAAAACAATCGTATGTATTCTGGTCGGCCTCGTGGCCGCCGCACTCGTCCTCACCGCCGGCTGCACCGGAGACAGAGGAGCACAGCCTTCAGAACAGAAATCGATCTCCATCGGCTACGTCCTCTGGGACTCAGAGATCGCGAGCACCAACGTGCTCAAGCAGGTCTTCGAGAAGGCGGGCTATGAGGTCACCATCACTGCTGTCGACGCCGCACCCCTCTACCAGGCCGTCGCCAGCGGCGATGTGGACTGCACCGTCTCGGCCTGGCTTCCCCGGACGCAGAAGGCCTACATGGACAGGTTCGGGGACCAGTTCGACCTGGTCGGCAAGAACCTCGAAGGCGCGAAGATTGGTCTCGTTGTCCCGGCCTATGTGACCATCGACTCGATTGAGGAGATGAACGGTGTAAAGGACAGGTTCGACGGGAAGATCGTGGGCATCGACGCGGGTGCCGGGGTCATGAAGACGACCGAGGACGCAGTCGATGTGTATGGCCTCGACTATGAACTCATCTCCAGTTCAGGTGCCGGCATGACCGCGGCCCTGAAAAAGGCCGTCGACAGGGAGGAATGGGTCGTTGTCACCGGGTGGACTCCGCACTGGAAGTTCGCCCGCTGGGACCTGAAGTACCTCGACGACCCGAAGGGAGTCTACGGCGGCGAGGAGTACATCGGTACTCTTGCCCGGAAGGGGCTTGCAGAGGACGATCCCGAGGCCTATGCAATCCTGAAGCGTTTCTCCTGGACACCGGACGACATGGGGTCGGTGATGCTCGACATCGAGGGCGGCATGTCCCACGAGGACGCCGCACAGACGTGGATCGATGCCCATCCTGACCAGGTCGACGCCTGGCTCGGGAAGGCATAA